TGAAATTAAAACTTCGGGAGCTTCAATTGTCTGTCTTCAAGAAGTTGATGCATATACTATACGATCTGGTACAAATATTCATCAGGCAGAGTATATTTCTAATAAACTTACCGCGATTACTGGGACGACTTGGAATTATAAATATATTACATCTATTAATATGAATCCAGGTTATTATGGTAATGCAATTATAAGTAGTTGCTCTTTGACAACGGCTTTAAGAGTTTACTTGTCTAAGGTAAATAGTTCAGAAAATCGCAGCTTTCTTCTTGTACGTGTTGATTTTGGCAGTTCTTACTTTTATGTAGGAACTGCCCATCTAGGCTTAAACGGTGATCAAGTGATTCAAGCACAAAAGATTAAAGATGAATTAAATAATAATGGATTTTCAAATGAAAGATTGATTATTGGTTGTGATTTGAACGATGGAGAAAACTCAGATACCTATAATATAATGCTCAATAATGTTTTTTCTATGGTTGATAGCGGACCTGCAGGTATATGCACACTGGAATGCTATAATAATTCTAATAATCCAAAGATTGATTTTTTATTTAACTGTGGAACTTCGATTGATGCAACAAAAAGCAAAGTATTGCAAGTGGATATTTCAGATCACCGCCCAGTGATGGCTTATATATCTGATTAAAAAAATCAAGAAAGATATTTTTAAATCTTTTTTTATGAAAAATATTTGGAAATTAATAAGGACAAAAATAATATACTCCAATTTTGAGTATATTATTTTTTGTATCAGGTTAACCACAATGTAGAATAAAAAACTTGACAAATTCATTTTTCTTGTATAAAATTTATCTGTAAAGGCTAGTACCTTAACAGGTGGTATTTATGAATACGGATTTTGTTGAAATGAATGTTTTGTTTGACTTTTACGGTTCGCTACTTACAGGTAAACAGATGGATATATTTAAAATGTATTATATGGATGACTATTCATTAGGGGAGATATCGCAGGAGCTTAATATTTCAAGGCAAGGTGTTTACGATTCTCTCAAAAGGGCTGAAAGTGTATTAAAATACTACGAAGAAAAGCTGGGTCTTGTCAAGAAATATAATTCCAGTATTGCGAAAATTAATAATATAAAACGCATTATAGATGATGCAAAAATAAATATTTCTGATAAGAATGCTCTAAGGGTTCTGGATGAGATACAAAAAGAACTTGATGAGATTGAATTATAAATATAAGATATTTTAGGAGGTTTTTTAATGGCTTTTGAGAGTCTTACTGGAAAGCTTCAGGATATATTTAAAAAGCTTAGAGGTAAGGGGAAGTTAAGTGAAAAAGATGTAAAAGAAGCGATGAAAGAAGTCAAAATAGCACTTCTAGAAGCTGATGTCAATTTTAAAGTTGTTAAAGAATTTATAAATACTGTTACTGAAAAGTCTTTAGGACAAGAGGTAATGGAAAGCCTTACACCTGCGCAGCATGTCATAAAGATTGTCAATGATGAATTGACAGCTTTGATGGGCTCTAAAGAAAGCAAGATTAATTTCAGCGATAAGCCTCCGACAATTATTATGATGGTTGGGTTGCAAGGTTCCGGTAAGACGACGACAAGTGGCAAACTTGCTAATTATTTAAAATCGAAAGGTAAAAATCCCATTCTTGTTGCATGTGATGTATATAGACCGGCAGCCATTAAACAGCTTCAAGTTGTCGGATCATCTATCAATGTACCGGTGTTTTCTATGGGTGACAAAACGACACCTGTTGATATTGCAAAAGGTGCTGTTGATTTTGCTAAAAACAACAATTATAATGTTGTAATAATTGATACGGCTGGAAGGCTTCATATCGATGAAGAGCTTATGGATGAGCTTAAAAATATAAAAGATGCTGTAAATCCAAATGAGATACTTCTGGTTGTGGATGCGATGACTGGCCAAGATGTCGTCAATGTGGCAGAGTCATTCAACGAAAAGCTTGATATAGATGGCGTTATATTGACAAAACTGGACGGCGATACGAGAGGTGGTGCAGCATTATCAGTAAAGGCTGTTACACATAAGCCTATTAAATTTATAGCATCAGGAGAGAAGTTAACTGATATAGAAGTATTTCATCCCGACAGAATGGCATCAAGGATTTTGGGCATGGGCGATGTCCTAAGTTTAATTGAAAAAGCTCAGTCCCAAATAGATGAAAAAAAAGCATTAGAGCTTCAAAAAAAGATTTTAGATCAGCAGTTTTCTTTCGATGATTTCCTTGAGCAGTTACAAGGGCTGAAAAATATGGGCCCGATAGATCAACTGTTTTCTATGATACCTGGTGTAAATATGTCAAAATTAAAGGGTGTAAATGTAAGTGATAAAGATATAAAAAGAATTGAAGCAATAATTCAATCAATGACTAAGGAAGAAAGGCAAAATCCTTCTATCATCAATGGCAGCAGAAAAAAAAGAATAGCTGCTGGTAGTGGCACATCAATTCAACAAGTAAATAGTCTGATAAAGCAGTTTGAACAGACTAAAAAAATGATGAAGCAGTTTACTGACTTAGGTAAAAGCACGAAAATTGGCAAAAGAAGAATGCCATTTTTTAGATAAATATTATTCACATAAGAAGGAGGTGATAAAGTGGCAGTTAGGATTAGGTTAAAAAGAATGGGAGCTAAAAAATCTCCATTTTATAGGTTTGTTGTGGCTGATTCAAGGTCTCCACGTGATGGTAGATTTATAGAGGAAATTGGCTATTATAATCCAGTATCAAATCCAAAAGAAATAAAAATTGATTCGGAAAAAGCTATAAAATGGTTAAAAGTTGGAGCACAGCCATCTGACACGGTTAGGGCTCTATTCAAAAAAGAAGGTATATTTGATAAAATCAATAATAATTAAAATCTCTGTTTAGGAAGGGATAATCTATGGGCGAATTGGTAAAGTTCATTGCAAAATCTCTTGTTGACAATCCTGATGCAGTGCAGATTAATGAAATCGAAGGAGAGCAGTCGATTATCATAGAGCTAAAAGTTGCACCAGAAGACATGGGAAAAGTTATTGGAAAACAAGGGAGAATTGCAAAAGCCATTAGAACAGTTGTTAAAGCGGCTGCGACAAAGGAAAAGAAGCGGGTTGTTGTAGAAATAATTTAGGTGATTTTCATGGATGATTATTTATCCGTAGGTAAGATAACATCTGCATACGGTGTAAATGGAGAAGTAAAAGTTTTTCCTCTTACAGATCATTTAGATAGATTTTATGATTTGGACTATGTATATATATTTGAGGAAACAGGTAAAGCTTCTTTAAACATCGAATCAGTCAGGTTTATAAAAAATCTTGTGATTGTGAAATTTAAAGAAATAAATGATAGAAATGAAGCAGAAAAATTAAGAGGCAAGTTGATAAAGATAACAAGAGACAATGCTGTAAAGCTGGATGATGATGAATATTTTATCAAAGACTTGCTAAACATGAAAGTATATACAGACGATCAAAAAGAGCTAGGCATATTAAAGGATGTATTAAAAACCGGTGCAAATGATGTATATGTTGTGAAAACAGATGATAGAGATATTTTGATACCTGCCATAAAAGGTGTAATAAAAAAGGTTGATATTAAAGAACGTAAAATGACAGTCCACCTTTTGGAGGGACTATAATGATATTCAATGTTTTGACGATTTTCCCTGATATGTTTGAAGGAATACTTAGGAATAGCATTTTAAAAAGGGCTATTGAAAGAGATTTGATTAAAGTAAATTTGGTTAATATCAGGGACTATTCAAAAGATAGACATAAAAAAACGGATGATTATCCATATGGTGGCGGGTATGGCATGGTTATGATGGTTCAACCAATATACGATGCAATTAATGCTGTCAAATCATCAAAAAATATACCGGTTTATTATATGGGACCTAAGGGGAAAAAATTTGATCAGAAAAAAGCTGTAGAAATTTCAAGATATGATGAAATAATACTATTGTGTGGACATTACGAAGGAATTGACGAGAGGGCGTACTCAGTGATTGATGAAGAGATATCAATGGGAGATTTCATCATGACTGGTGGCGAAATAGCTGCAATGGCAGTTATTGATTCTGTATCAAGGTTGATACACGGTGTTTTGCCACAAGATGAAAGTTTTATGGATGAGTCTTTCTATAACGGTTTACTAGAATATCCTCAATATACGCGACCAGAAAATTTTAACGGTATGGAAGTGCCTAAAGTGTTACTGTCTGGTAATCATGCGGAGATAGCTAAATGGAGAAGACAGAAGTCTTTAGAACTTACGTTAAATTTACGCCCTGATCTCTTGGATAAGAAATATTTAACCAAACAAGATATAGATTATCTTATGCAAATAGGGTATTCAGATATTTGAAAGGAGGGGAAAAAATGAATTTGATTGATATTGTTGAAAAAGAACAATTGAGAGAAGTACCTCAGTTTAATGTAGGAGATACTGTAAGAGTACATTATAAAGTTATTGAAGGTGACAAGGAAAGGATACAGGTCTTTGAAGGAGTTGTGATTAAAAGAAGCGGTGGCTCACTGAGAGAGAATTTTACTGTAAGACGTATTTCTTATGGTGTTGGTGTAGAAAGAACATTTCCACTTCACTCACCTAGAATTGAAAAGATAGAAGTAGTAAGAAAAGGTAAAGTAAGAAGAGCTAAACTTTATTATGTAAGAGACAGAGTTGGTAAGGCTGCTAAAATTAAAGAGAAAAAGTAGAGGGGACTTGATTAGTCCCTTTTTCAATATATGGAGGAACTTATGTATCAATGGTATCCAGGCCATATGGCAAAAACGAAGCGTTTAATTGAAGAAAATTTAAAAATTGCTGATATTGTGTATGAATTAGTTGATGCAAGAATTCCTAAAAGTAGCAGAAACCCACTTATAGATGAATTGGTTAAAAATAAAAAACGAATTATTCTGCTTAATAAATCCGACTTATCTGATTCTGCTGTTAATAAAATGTGGAATGAATATTTTAAAAAGCTAGGTATTGCAAGCCTTAATATAAATTCATTGAATAGCAGCAGTATTAAAGAAATATATGAATTGACTTTAAAAGAATGTAGCAATATAATAGATAGAAAAAGACAAAAAGGGATAAAGGCCAAATTAAGGGCAATGATAGTGGGTATACCTAATGTGGGCAAATCAACACTTATAAATTCACTATCAAAAACAAAAAGTGCAAAGACAGGAAATAAACCAGGAGTAACAAAAACAAAACAGTGGATACGGACTCCTTATTTTGATTTGTTGGACACGCCTGGAATACTGTGGCCAAAATTTGAAGATGAGCATGTTGGAATCATGCTGGCATTGACAGCTGCAATTAAAGATGAACTGTTGAACCATGAAGAATTGGCATTTAGTTTACTAAAAATTTTAAAACAAGAGTATCCAGAGCTCTTGATGCAAAGATATAAGATTCAAAATATTGACATTGATTTGTATGACTTATTAAGAGAAATAGGCAAAATGAGAGGCTGTTTGTCATCTGGTGGGCATATTGATACCGAGCGTACATCAAAAATTATTGTAGAAGATTTTCGCACAGGCAAACTTGGTAAGATATCTCTGGAAAGGCCTGATTAGGGGGATTTTGATGCTATCTATAACAAAAAGCATGGCAATCATGGGCATCGATGGATATATAGTAGATGTGGAAGTTGATATATCCAATGGACTTCCGTCATTTGATATTGTTGGACTGGGAGATACAGAAATAAAAGAGTCAAGAGATAGGGTAAGAGCTGCCATAAAAAATAGCGGTTATGAATTTCCAGTAGAAAAAATCACTGTTAATTTAGCGCCTGCAAACACAAAAAAAGAAGGTACATCATTTGATTTGCCCATTGCTATAGGTATACTTATCTGTACAGGGCAAGTGAAACCTGTTGGTAGTGATACGGTTTTGCTGGGAGAGCTATCACTTGATGGCTCTTTAAGACCTATAAAAGGTGCTTTACCTATGGCAATGGATGCAAGGTTATATGGAGTAAAAAGGATAATCTTACCTTGTAACAATGCAAAAGAAGCTGCTGTAACAAAAGAAATTCAGGTGATACCCGTAAAATCATTAAATGATGTAGTTGAATACATTAATGGTACAAAATCAATTGATCAAGTTAGAATAGATGTTGAAGAATACTTTAAAAGAGAAAAGTATGATATAGATTTTTCTGACGTAAAGGGGCAGGAAAATGTAAAAAGAGCTTTCGAAATAGCTGCTGCTGGTGGGCATAATATTATGTTGGTAGGACCTCCAGGCTCAGGAAAGACTATGCTGGCAAGAAGATTTCCAACAATACTACCTGAAATGACTTTAGAAGAGGCTTTAGAGGTGACAAAGATACATAGTATAGCAGGGACACTGCCTGAAAATGCATCATTAATAACAAATAGGGTTTTTCGTGCACCTCACCATACGATTTCAACTGTTTCGTTAATTGGTGGTGGTAGGATTCCAAAACCTGGTGAAGTTTCATTGGCACATTATGGCGTTTTATTTCTTGATGAATTTCCTGAGTTTAGAAGGGATGCTATAGAAGCACTTAGACAGCCGCTAGAAGATGAGTTTGTAACAATATCAAGAGTAAATGCAACTTTTACATACCCTGCTAAGGTAATTCTAATTATCGCATTAAATCCATGTCCCTGTGGCTATCTAGGTGATTCAACGCACGAGTGTAGGTGCACGCCAAATGAAATAAGGCGCTATCAAAATAAGATTTCAGGTCCACTTCTTGATAGGATTGATTTGCATGTGGAAGTGAACCGCGTCGACAAACAGAAGTATTTTGAAGATGATAAAAGCATTGAAACATCAGAAGTAATAAGAGATAGAGTAAAAAAAGCAAGGGAGATACAATTGCAAAGATATCGTGGAAGTGGTATATTTTTCAATTCTCAGTTAAAGAATAATATGATAAAAAAGTATATAAAACTTGATGAAAAAACGACGGAAATGATTAAAGATTACTTTGACAAGCTCGGTCTAAGTGCCAGAGCATATAATAAAATAATAAAAGTTGCCAGAACAATTGCGGATCTGGATGGAAGTACTGATGTTAAATATGAACATGTGGCAGAAGCATTTCAATACAGGAATTTAAGCAATAAATATATAAGCAATTAAAACGAAGAGGTGTGATATATGAAGAGAGTTTTTTCAGGTGTACAACCAACAGGTGATATCCATATAGGCAATTACCTCGGTGCAATGAGGCAATTTGTAAGGCTTCAAAATGATTATAGCTGTTTATTTTGCATTGTTGATCTACATGCATTAACCGTTCCGCAGGATCCAGAAACTTTAAGAAAAAAATCTATAGAATTGGCGGGTCTTTATCTTGCTATAGGTCTTGATCCTAAAAAAGTAATCATATTTGTACAATCACATGTTCCAGAACATCCAGAGCTTGCATGGCTGCTTCAATGCATGACGTATTTCGGCGAATTAGGCAGAATGACGCAATTTAAAGATAAAAGTAAAGGAAAAGAAGCCGTCTCAGTTGGCTTATTCACATATCCAGATTTGATGGCTGCTGATATATTGTTATATGATACAAATTTTGTGCCTGTCGGCAATGACCAAAAACAGCATTTGGAGCTAACTAGAGATATAGCTATAAGGTTTAATAACAGATTTGGTGAAACTTTTGTGGTGCCAGAGCCGATGATTTTGAAGACAGGTTCGAGAATAATGAGCTTGACTGAACCTGATAAGAAGATGAGCAAAAGCAGTGAAAATCAATACAGCAAAATAAACCTATTAGATGAACCTTCTCAAATCAAGAAAAAGATCATGAGGGCAGTAACTGATTCAGAAAATGTAATAAGATATGACCCGGAAAATAAGCCTGGCTTAAGCAACTTATTAACGTTGTACAGCTCATTTACAGATATAAGCGTTGAAGATGCGGAAGCGAGATTTAAAGGACAAGGATACGGCACATTAAAAAAAGAACTGGCAGACGTAATAGTAGAGAGGCTTTCTAAAATTCAGAATAATTACAAGAATTTAGATTTAAATTATATTAACGAAGTTTTAAAAGAAGGAGCTGAAAAGGCCAGCGGTATAGCAAAGGTTACTATAGAAAAAGTCAAGGATAAAATGGGACTATTGCCTATAAAGTAAAAGCATTCTTGATATGATTTAAATTATTTAGTTTGAATGTTTTTGGATCGATTAATATTTCAATGACATCAAATCTAGATAAATAATTTGAGTATTTTTTATTATACGATAAAAAAGTTTCTGCTACTTTTATTATTTTATTTTTTTTGTAGTAATTTACTGCTTCTTTCGGATAGCCAAATTTTGTAGAAGTTCTAGTCTTAACTTCTACAAAGATTAGGCTATTTTTATTAAGAGCTATTATATCAATCTCTCCAATAGGACATCTAAAATTTTTACTAACAACGGCATATCCAGATTTCAACAGATATTTTTCTGCAATGCTCTCTCCTAGATTACCTAATATTTTGTTATTCATATATTCGATTCTCCTATTATCTTTTTTAAAAATGTTTTTCTATGTATTGGGCACGGGCCGTATTTTTTTATCGCTTCAATATGTTCCTTTGTTCCATATCCTTTATTTTTTCCAAAACCATATTGTGGATATAATTCATCATATTTTTTCATCAAGTTGTCTCTTTCTACTTTTGCTATAATAGAAGCTGCAGCGATAGAAATACTTTTCATATCACCTTTTATAATAGGCTTTTGCATTATTTCTATATTTGGTATTTTTACAGCATCAATTAATAAACAGTCAATTTCTACATCAATTTTTGAGATAGCGATTC
The nucleotide sequence above comes from Thermoanaerobacterium sp. CMT5567-10. Encoded proteins:
- a CDS encoding endonuclease/exonuclease/phosphatase family protein, with product MTINILTWNIKAGQNKDGGYPDPKTENLDKIADEIKTSGASIVCLQEVDAYTIRSGTNIHQAEYISNKLTAITGTTWNYKYITSINMNPGYYGNAIISSCSLTTALRVYLSKVNSSENRSFLLVRVDFGSSYFYVGTAHLGLNGDQVIQAQKIKDELNNNGFSNERLIIGCDLNDGENSDTYNIMLNNVFSMVDSGPAGICTLECYNNSNNPKIDFLFNCGTSIDATKSKVLQVDISDHRPVMAYISD
- the ylxM gene encoding YlxM family DNA-binding protein; this encodes MNTDFVEMNVLFDFYGSLLTGKQMDIFKMYYMDDYSLGEISQELNISRQGVYDSLKRAESVLKYYEEKLGLVKKYNSSIAKINNIKRIIDDAKINISDKNALRVLDEIQKELDEIEL
- the ffh gene encoding signal recognition particle protein gives rise to the protein MAFESLTGKLQDIFKKLRGKGKLSEKDVKEAMKEVKIALLEADVNFKVVKEFINTVTEKSLGQEVMESLTPAQHVIKIVNDELTALMGSKESKINFSDKPPTIIMMVGLQGSGKTTTSGKLANYLKSKGKNPILVACDVYRPAAIKQLQVVGSSINVPVFSMGDKTTPVDIAKGAVDFAKNNNYNVVIIDTAGRLHIDEELMDELKNIKDAVNPNEILLVVDAMTGQDVVNVAESFNEKLDIDGVILTKLDGDTRGGAALSVKAVTHKPIKFIASGEKLTDIEVFHPDRMASRILGMGDVLSLIEKAQSQIDEKKALELQKKILDQQFSFDDFLEQLQGLKNMGPIDQLFSMIPGVNMSKLKGVNVSDKDIKRIEAIIQSMTKEERQNPSIINGSRKKRIAAGSGTSIQQVNSLIKQFEQTKKMMKQFTDLGKSTKIGKRRMPFFR
- the rpsP gene encoding 30S ribosomal protein S16, which gives rise to MAVRIRLKRMGAKKSPFYRFVVADSRSPRDGRFIEEIGYYNPVSNPKEIKIDSEKAIKWLKVGAQPSDTVRALFKKEGIFDKINNN
- a CDS encoding KH domain-containing protein → MGELVKFIAKSLVDNPDAVQINEIEGEQSIIIELKVAPEDMGKVIGKQGRIAKAIRTVVKAAATKEKKRVVVEII
- the rimM gene encoding ribosome maturation factor RimM (Essential for efficient processing of 16S rRNA) produces the protein MDDYLSVGKITSAYGVNGEVKVFPLTDHLDRFYDLDYVYIFEETGKASLNIESVRFIKNLVIVKFKEINDRNEAEKLRGKLIKITRDNAVKLDDDEYFIKDLLNMKVYTDDQKELGILKDVLKTGANDVYVVKTDDRDILIPAIKGVIKKVDIKERKMTVHLLEGL
- the trmD gene encoding tRNA (guanosine(37)-N1)-methyltransferase TrmD — protein: MIFNVLTIFPDMFEGILRNSILKRAIERDLIKVNLVNIRDYSKDRHKKTDDYPYGGGYGMVMMVQPIYDAINAVKSSKNIPVYYMGPKGKKFDQKKAVEISRYDEIILLCGHYEGIDERAYSVIDEEISMGDFIMTGGEIAAMAVIDSVSRLIHGVLPQDESFMDESFYNGLLEYPQYTRPENFNGMEVPKVLLSGNHAEIAKWRRQKSLELTLNLRPDLLDKKYLTKQDIDYLMQIGYSDI
- the rplS gene encoding 50S ribosomal protein L19 — its product is MNLIDIVEKEQLREVPQFNVGDTVRVHYKVIEGDKERIQVFEGVVIKRSGGSLRENFTVRRISYGVGVERTFPLHSPRIEKIEVVRKGKVRRAKLYYVRDRVGKAAKIKEKK
- the ylqF gene encoding ribosome biogenesis GTPase YlqF; this translates as MYQWYPGHMAKTKRLIEENLKIADIVYELVDARIPKSSRNPLIDELVKNKKRIILLNKSDLSDSAVNKMWNEYFKKLGIASLNINSLNSSSIKEIYELTLKECSNIIDRKRQKGIKAKLRAMIVGIPNVGKSTLINSLSKTKSAKTGNKPGVTKTKQWIRTPYFDLLDTPGILWPKFEDEHVGIMLALTAAIKDELLNHEELAFSLLKILKQEYPELLMQRYKIQNIDIDLYDLLREIGKMRGCLSSGGHIDTERTSKIIVEDFRTGKLGKISLERPD
- a CDS encoding YifB family Mg chelatase-like AAA ATPase, with amino-acid sequence MLSITKSMAIMGIDGYIVDVEVDISNGLPSFDIVGLGDTEIKESRDRVRAAIKNSGYEFPVEKITVNLAPANTKKEGTSFDLPIAIGILICTGQVKPVGSDTVLLGELSLDGSLRPIKGALPMAMDARLYGVKRIILPCNNAKEAAVTKEIQVIPVKSLNDVVEYINGTKSIDQVRIDVEEYFKREKYDIDFSDVKGQENVKRAFEIAAAGGHNIMLVGPPGSGKTMLARRFPTILPEMTLEEALEVTKIHSIAGTLPENASLITNRVFRAPHHTISTVSLIGGGRIPKPGEVSLAHYGVLFLDEFPEFRRDAIEALRQPLEDEFVTISRVNATFTYPAKVILIIALNPCPCGYLGDSTHECRCTPNEIRRYQNKISGPLLDRIDLHVEVNRVDKQKYFEDDKSIETSEVIRDRVKKAREIQLQRYRGSGIFFNSQLKNNMIKKYIKLDEKTTEMIKDYFDKLGLSARAYNKIIKVARTIADLDGSTDVKYEHVAEAFQYRNLSNKYISN
- the trpS gene encoding tryptophan--tRNA ligase is translated as MKRVFSGVQPTGDIHIGNYLGAMRQFVRLQNDYSCLFCIVDLHALTVPQDPETLRKKSIELAGLYLAIGLDPKKVIIFVQSHVPEHPELAWLLQCMTYFGELGRMTQFKDKSKGKEAVSVGLFTYPDLMAADILLYDTNFVPVGNDQKQHLELTRDIAIRFNNRFGETFVVPEPMILKTGSRIMSLTEPDKKMSKSSENQYSKINLLDEPSQIKKKIMRAVTDSENVIRYDPENKPGLSNLLTLYSSFTDISVEDAEARFKGQGYGTLKKELADVIVERLSKIQNNYKNLDLNYINEVLKEGAEKASGIAKVTIEKVKDKMGLLPIK
- a CDS encoding YraN family protein is translated as MNNKILGNLGESIAEKYLLKSGYAVVSKNFRCPIGEIDIIALNKNSLIFVEVKTRTSTKFGYPKEAVNYYKKNKIIKVAETFLSYNKKYSNYLSRFDVIEILIDPKTFKLNNLNHIKNAFTL